Proteins encoded in a region of the Pseudomonas viciae genome:
- a CDS encoding metal ABC transporter permease — translation MLAATHLWQPFQEFVFMRRALLGGLVLACSTAPLGVFLILRRMSLIGDAVAHGILPGAALGFWFAGLSLPALTIGGLGAGLGMAGLAAWITRRTGLREDASLAAIYPISLAAGVLILGMAGKRLDLLHLLFGSALAVDGPTLTGMLWVSGASLVAMALIYRPLLLDTLDPLFLQTVSRLGPLAHGVFLTLVVLNLVIGFQAIGALMVVGLMMLPAAASRFWSRRLPILMMVAALLGCLSVWLGLLLSFYFSLPSGPAIVLVAGALYLLSVVFGPVHGLLRRPPLLTSQ, via the coding sequence ATGCTCGCGGCCACCCATCTCTGGCAACCATTCCAGGAGTTCGTCTTCATGCGCCGGGCCTTGCTTGGCGGTCTGGTATTGGCGTGCAGCACAGCCCCGCTGGGAGTATTTCTGATTCTTCGACGTATGAGTCTGATCGGCGATGCCGTGGCTCACGGTATTTTGCCAGGCGCCGCCCTGGGTTTCTGGTTCGCTGGATTGAGCCTGCCAGCCCTGACAATCGGTGGCCTCGGCGCGGGCCTGGGCATGGCCGGGCTGGCAGCCTGGATTACCCGACGCACCGGTCTGCGGGAAGACGCCAGCCTCGCGGCGATTTATCCGATTTCCCTGGCAGCCGGCGTGTTGATCCTCGGCATGGCCGGCAAACGCCTGGATTTGCTTCACTTGCTGTTCGGCTCGGCACTGGCGGTAGACGGCCCGACACTCACCGGCATGCTCTGGGTTTCCGGGGCCAGCCTGGTGGCCATGGCGCTGATTTATCGGCCCCTATTGCTCGACACCCTGGATCCGCTGTTCCTGCAAACCGTCAGTCGCTTGGGCCCTTTGGCCCATGGCGTGTTTCTGACGTTGGTGGTGTTGAATCTGGTGATCGGCTTCCAGGCCATCGGTGCGCTGATGGTGGTCGGCCTGATGATGCTTCCGGCTGCCGCTTCGCGATTCTGGAGCCGGCGCCTGCCGATTCTAATGATGGTCGCGGCGCTGCTCGGTTGTCTTTCGGTGTGGCTGGGCCTGTTGCTGTCCTTCTATTTCTCGCTGCCCAGCGGACCGGCCATCGTACTGGTAGCCGGCGCGTTATATCTGTTGTCCGTGGTGTTCGGTCCGGTGCACGGTTTGTTGCGCCGCCCGCCTTTGCTCACATCCCAATGA
- a CDS encoding metal ABC transporter substrate-binding protein → MRVLLVLFSLMLSMSLSAAEKLQVVTSFSILADMTRQVGGEHIQITNMVGPDADAHTYEPTPDDAKALLRAKLIIKNGLGFEPWLDRLVTSTETGAPVISASRGVIPRSLDEDGETIPDPHAWHNLANAELYVSNITKALEAADPANKADYERNSQAYLKKIYALLAEAKAKLGALPPGNRKIVTSHDAFGYLGQAYGIEFMAPQGLSTEREPSAAEVAALITQIRQAKVKAVFMENIKDARLLKQIADESGAHIGGTLYSDALATSGPASTFTGLFEYNLNTLYEALSRP, encoded by the coding sequence ATGCGCGTCCTGCTCGTGCTGTTCAGTCTGATGCTGTCCATGTCCTTATCCGCCGCCGAAAAACTTCAGGTGGTAACCAGCTTCAGCATCCTCGCCGACATGACCCGACAGGTCGGTGGCGAGCATATCCAAATCACCAACATGGTCGGGCCGGACGCCGATGCGCACACTTACGAACCCACACCAGACGACGCCAAGGCGCTACTCCGCGCTAAGCTGATCATCAAGAATGGGCTGGGTTTCGAGCCATGGTTGGATCGCCTGGTCACCAGCACGGAAACCGGCGCCCCGGTGATCAGCGCCAGCCGCGGGGTGATCCCACGTTCGCTGGATGAAGATGGCGAGACCATCCCCGACCCTCACGCCTGGCACAACCTGGCAAACGCCGAACTGTATGTCAGCAACATCACCAAGGCACTGGAAGCGGCAGACCCGGCGAACAAGGCTGACTACGAACGCAACAGCCAGGCGTATCTGAAGAAGATCTACGCCCTGCTCGCCGAAGCCAAGGCCAAGCTCGGGGCCTTGCCGCCAGGCAATCGCAAGATCGTGACGTCTCACGATGCGTTCGGTTACTTGGGCCAGGCCTACGGTATCGAGTTCATGGCGCCTCAGGGGTTGTCCACTGAACGTGAACCTTCGGCTGCAGAAGTCGCCGCGTTGATCACCCAGATTCGCCAGGCGAAAGTCAAAGCGGTGTTCATGGAAAACATCAAGGATGCGCGCCTGCTCAAGCAGATCGCTGACGAAAGCGGCGCGCACATTGGCGGTACGCTGTACTCCGATGCCCTAGCGACCAGCGGACCGGCCAGCACCTTCACGGGGCTGTTTGAATACAACCTCAATACGTTGTACGAGGCGTTGAGCCGGCCTTGA
- a CDS encoding DUF3617 domain-containing protein: MNVRLLGLALAVGLSVPMAAQAQMLQPGLWELTTSNMKVDNQNLPDLQLILGQLQTQMTPEQRAMLEKQGITMGGKGIRVCLTPEQVKTNDIPLQDPQSGCKQQITDRTGNQWKFRFSCPKAQGNGIATFQSDREFTTKVNGTFNATGIQQNGSLDTRAVWLGQDCGTVKPRA; the protein is encoded by the coding sequence ATGAATGTTCGTCTGCTGGGTTTGGCCTTGGCGGTTGGCTTGTCGGTTCCGATGGCGGCTCAGGCGCAGATGCTTCAACCGGGTTTGTGGGAACTGACAACGAGCAATATGAAAGTCGATAACCAGAACCTGCCGGACCTTCAACTGATCCTCGGCCAGTTGCAAACCCAGATGACCCCGGAGCAACGGGCGATGCTGGAAAAGCAGGGCATCACCATGGGCGGCAAAGGCATTCGGGTTTGCCTGACCCCGGAGCAGGTCAAAACCAATGATATCCCGCTGCAAGACCCGCAATCGGGTTGCAAACAGCAGATCACCGACCGGACTGGCAATCAGTGGAAGTTTCGCTTCAGCTGCCCGAAGGCCCAGGGTAATGGCATCGCGACGTTCCAGAGCGATCGTGAATTCACCACCAAGGTCAACGGCACGTTCAACGCTACCGGCATTCAGCAGAACGGCAGCCTCGACACCCGGGCTGTGTGGCTCGGGCAGGATTGCGGGACGGTCAAGCCGAGGGCTTGA
- the cls gene encoding cardiolipin synthase, producing MDFFGPHIFGYLIALLHTLGSIAAVHAVLTVRTAQGAIAWALSLVFIPYLTLIPYLVFGRSTFDGYIKARRQANEEMRKAISELNWRPWVEEALTARASQAYASLRAMPKLGRTPCLANNQVRLLVNGHATFETIFQAIDSAREAVLIQFFIIHDDRLGQRLHTLLLKKAAEGVAVYLLYDRIGSHSLSHRYVQALRDGGVQVKAFATRSGWLNRFQVNFRNHRKIVVVDGVLGFVGGHNVGDEYMGEKPPLAPWRDTHVEVRGPVVGSMQESFAEDWFWAARSLPPLILPDSYPDDGVLCQLLASGPADAYETCSLFFVEAIHAASDRVWITTPYFIPDEAVFAALRLAVLRGVDVRILLPSRPDHKVVYAASSLYAFEAVRAGVRVFRYQPGFLHQKVVLIDGEISAIGSANLDNRSFRLNFEVMLLTVDIPFASEVEQMLENDFAQAQEIDKQASRETHRLQKVGMRIARLISPIL from the coding sequence ATGGATTTTTTTGGCCCCCATATTTTCGGTTACCTGATCGCGCTGCTCCATACCCTGGGCTCCATCGCCGCCGTCCACGCCGTACTGACGGTGCGCACGGCCCAAGGTGCGATCGCCTGGGCCCTGTCGTTGGTGTTCATTCCTTACCTGACGCTGATTCCCTACCTGGTTTTCGGCCGCAGTACCTTTGATGGTTATATCAAGGCCCGGCGGCAAGCCAACGAAGAAATGCGCAAGGCGATCTCCGAGTTGAACTGGCGGCCGTGGGTCGAGGAGGCCTTGACCGCCCGCGCCTCCCAGGCCTACGCCTCGTTACGGGCCATGCCCAAGCTGGGGCGCACACCGTGCCTGGCAAACAATCAGGTGCGATTGCTGGTCAATGGTCACGCCACGTTCGAGACGATTTTCCAGGCCATCGACAGTGCCCGTGAGGCGGTGCTGATTCAATTTTTTATCATCCACGACGACCGCCTTGGCCAACGCCTGCATACACTGCTCTTGAAAAAAGCCGCCGAAGGCGTGGCCGTGTATTTACTCTATGACCGCATCGGCAGCCACTCCCTGTCCCACCGCTACGTTCAGGCCTTGCGCGACGGTGGCGTCCAGGTGAAAGCCTTCGCCACCCGCAGCGGCTGGCTCAACCGGTTCCAGGTCAACTTTCGAAACCATCGCAAGATCGTGGTGGTGGATGGTGTTTTGGGTTTCGTCGGCGGGCACAATGTGGGCGACGAATACATGGGCGAAAAGCCGCCCTTGGCACCATGGCGCGACACCCACGTTGAAGTGCGCGGGCCGGTGGTGGGGAGCATGCAAGAGTCGTTTGCCGAAGACTGGTTCTGGGCGGCCCGTTCGTTGCCACCGCTGATCCTGCCGGACAGCTACCCGGACGACGGTGTGCTCTGCCAGCTACTGGCCAGCGGACCGGCTGATGCCTACGAAACCTGCTCACTGTTTTTCGTCGAGGCTATTCACGCGGCCAGCGACCGAGTCTGGATCACAACGCCCTACTTTATTCCTGACGAAGCGGTATTCGCAGCGTTACGCCTGGCGGTGCTGCGCGGCGTGGACGTGCGCATCCTGCTGCCCTCGCGACCGGACCACAAGGTCGTCTACGCCGCGTCCAGCCTGTATGCATTTGAAGCGGTGCGGGCTGGCGTGCGGGTGTTCCGTTATCAGCCGGGCTTTCTGCATCAGAAGGTGGTGCTGATCGACGGGGAAATCAGCGCCATCGGCAGTGCGAACCTGGACAATCGTTCGTTCCGATTGAATTTCGAAGTGATGCTGCTGACCGTGGATATCCCATTCGCCAGCGAGGTGGAGCAAATGCTCGAGAACGACTTCGCCCAGGCCCAGGAAATCGACAAACAGGCAAGCCGGGAGACCCACCGCCTGCAGAAGGTCGGCATGCGGATCGCCCGGCTTATTTCCCCGATACTCTAA
- the cfaB gene encoding C17 cyclopropane fatty acid synthase CfaB: MLAQLPPALQNLHLPLRLRLWDGHEFTLGADPSVTIVVKDPQMVAQLSHPSLDALGAAFVEGKLELEGSIHEVIRVCDEWSQALIKEDSDNPPVRSIHDKETDAKAISYHYDLSNAFYQLWLDSDMAYSCAYFETGSESLEQAQQAKFRHLCRKLRLQPGDYLLDVGCGWGGLARYAAREFGAKVFGITLSEAQLALARERVKAQGLEDQVELQLLDYRDLPQDGRFDKVVSVGMFEHVGHANLKQYCKTLFGAVREGGLVMNHGITAKHTDGRPVGRGAGEFIEKYVFPNGELPHLSMICAEISEAGLEIVDVESLRLHYARTLDHWSERLEDNLEAASKQVPEQALRIWRLYLAGCAYAFAKGWINLHQILAVKAHADGSHDLPWTRDDIYIP; encoded by the coding sequence ATGCTCGCGCAACTTCCACCGGCCTTACAGAATCTTCATTTACCGCTTCGGCTGCGGCTCTGGGATGGCCATGAATTTACGCTGGGTGCCGACCCCAGCGTCACGATCGTGGTCAAGGACCCACAAATGGTCGCGCAACTCTCCCATCCCAGCCTGGATGCGCTGGGTGCGGCGTTCGTAGAGGGCAAACTCGAACTCGAAGGTTCGATCCACGAAGTGATCCGGGTCTGCGATGAATGGAGCCAGGCGCTGATCAAGGAAGATTCTGACAACCCGCCGGTGCGTTCGATTCATGATAAGGAAACCGATGCCAAGGCGATTTCCTATCACTACGACCTGTCCAACGCGTTCTATCAGCTGTGGCTCGACAGCGACATGGCCTACTCCTGTGCCTATTTCGAGACAGGCAGCGAATCCCTCGAACAGGCCCAGCAAGCTAAATTCCGCCACTTATGCCGCAAACTGCGTCTGCAACCTGGCGACTATCTGCTGGATGTGGGCTGCGGATGGGGTGGCTTGGCGCGTTATGCGGCGCGGGAATTCGGCGCCAAGGTCTTTGGCATTACCCTGAGCGAGGCGCAACTGGCGTTGGCCCGCGAACGGGTCAAGGCGCAAGGCCTGGAGGATCAAGTGGAGTTGCAGCTGCTGGACTACCGGGACCTGCCCCAGGATGGTCGCTTCGACAAGGTGGTCAGTGTCGGCATGTTTGAGCATGTCGGCCATGCCAATCTCAAGCAGTACTGCAAGACCTTGTTCGGCGCCGTTCGCGAGGGTGGGCTGGTGATGAACCACGGCATCACCGCCAAGCACACTGACGGTCGTCCGGTCGGTCGCGGCGCGGGTGAGTTTATTGAGAAGTATGTGTTCCCCAACGGCGAGCTGCCGCACCTGTCGATGATCTGCGCCGAGATCAGCGAAGCGGGGCTGGAGATTGTCGACGTGGAAAGCTTGCGCCTGCACTACGCGCGCACGCTCGACCATTGGAGTGAACGCCTGGAGGACAACCTCGAGGCCGCCTCGAAGCAAGTGCCGGAACAGGCGCTGCGGATCTGGCGTTTGTACCTGGCCGGTTGCGCCTACGCGTTTGCCAAGGGTTGGATCAACCTGCACCAGATCCTGGCGGTGAAGGCCCACGCCGACGGTAGCCATGATTTACCTTGGACCCGTGACGATATCTACATACCTTAG
- a CDS encoding heavy metal translocating P-type ATPase, whose amino-acid sequence MTAQSAVVPMLSGAEQRTAARQLTLAMLALGLLALGLVWRGWSQEQGGVSQLLLGSASLLVAVPVMRSAWYSLRYPSLHGITDQLIALAMLGAWATGDLLTAALLPIIMIFGHVLEERSVIGSQEAIHALGQLTRSLGRKVLADGTIVEVDNGTLRPGDVVEVRAGDRVPADGRVLSGQASLDTAPITGESVPLEAVVGTEVFGGAINLDGLLRLEVTRTGNESTLGKVIALMQNAERSKPPITRLLERYAGSYLVLVLLLAAVTWFVTNDSQAMLAVLVAACPCALVLSAPATAIAGIAVAARHGILIRSSAFLEELADLTSLVVDKTGTLTYGALRLQSIKSAHDDHAPLLALAASLGSASSHPVSRALAGLVEQENCLPLSDIRERQGLGVVAMTGQGEAALGRPELFTQLGIETPAVPNHDGPIAGLALDGKFLAWLLLADSVKPEARIAMAELRELGLGRQLLLTGDRQSVANTLAQDIGLGDVQAQALPEDKLKRVMAEIDHGFRPMVVGDGINDSLALKAGVVGVAMGAGGADIALASADIVLIGSDLRRLGTCVRLSRQCRRTLQVNVIIGLGWTLAIVAFAAFGWLGAAGAMIAALLHNLSTLLVLGNAGRLLRFQEPLLKIRDE is encoded by the coding sequence ATGACCGCTCAATCCGCCGTGGTGCCGATGTTGTCTGGCGCCGAACAACGCACAGCCGCCCGCCAACTGACCTTGGCGATGCTCGCCCTTGGGCTGCTCGCCTTGGGCCTGGTGTGGCGCGGTTGGTCGCAGGAGCAGGGCGGTGTCAGTCAACTGCTGCTGGGATCCGCCTCGCTGCTGGTGGCAGTGCCGGTGATGCGTTCGGCCTGGTACAGCCTGCGTTATCCGAGCCTGCACGGGATCACCGATCAACTGATTGCCCTGGCGATGCTTGGCGCCTGGGCCACGGGTGATCTACTGACGGCAGCGCTGCTGCCAATCATCATGATCTTCGGCCATGTGCTGGAGGAGCGCAGCGTCATTGGTTCCCAGGAAGCGATTCATGCCCTTGGCCAACTGACCCGCAGCCTGGGCCGCAAGGTGCTGGCTGACGGTACGATCGTCGAGGTCGATAACGGCACGCTCCGGCCCGGTGATGTGGTGGAGGTGCGCGCCGGTGACCGGGTGCCGGCCGATGGTCGCGTGTTGTCCGGTCAGGCCAGCCTCGACACCGCGCCCATCACCGGCGAATCGGTGCCACTGGAGGCCGTGGTCGGCACCGAAGTCTTTGGTGGCGCGATCAATCTTGATGGGCTGTTGCGTCTGGAGGTGACCCGCACCGGCAATGAGTCAACCCTGGGCAAGGTCATTGCCCTGATGCAAAACGCCGAACGCTCCAAGCCGCCCATCACCCGGTTGCTGGAACGCTACGCCGGCAGTTATCTGGTGCTGGTGTTGCTGCTGGCGGCGGTGACCTGGTTTGTCACTAACGACTCTCAGGCGATGCTCGCCGTATTGGTGGCGGCGTGCCCTTGCGCGTTGGTGCTGTCGGCGCCGGCGACGGCCATTGCCGGGATCGCGGTGGCGGCGCGCCACGGGATCCTGATCCGCAGTTCGGCCTTTCTGGAAGAACTGGCGGACCTGACGTCGTTGGTCGTCGACAAGACCGGCACCCTGACGTACGGCGCCCTGCGCCTGCAATCTATCAAAAGTGCCCACGACGATCACGCGCCTTTACTCGCATTGGCCGCCAGCCTCGGTTCGGCCAGCAGCCATCCGGTCAGCCGTGCATTGGCGGGACTGGTGGAGCAGGAAAATTGCCTGCCGCTGAGCGATATCCGAGAGCGCCAGGGCCTGGGTGTGGTGGCGATGACCGGGCAGGGCGAAGCGGCGCTTGGTCGGCCAGAGTTGTTTACTCAGTTGGGCATCGAAACCCCAGCAGTCCCCAACCATGATGGCCCGATTGCCGGGTTGGCCCTGGATGGAAAATTTCTCGCCTGGCTGCTGCTGGCTGACAGCGTCAAGCCGGAAGCACGGATTGCCATGGCTGAACTACGGGAACTGGGCCTTGGGCGTCAGTTGCTGCTGACCGGTGACCGCCAGAGCGTGGCCAACACCTTGGCGCAGGACATCGGCCTCGGCGACGTACAGGCCCAGGCCTTGCCGGAAGATAAACTCAAGCGTGTGATGGCCGAAATCGACCACGGGTTCCGGCCAATGGTGGTGGGCGATGGGATCAACGATTCCCTGGCGCTCAAGGCTGGCGTAGTGGGTGTCGCGATGGGCGCCGGTGGTGCAGATATTGCCCTCGCATCGGCGGACATCGTGTTGATTGGCAGCGATCTGCGACGTCTCGGTACCTGCGTTCGGCTCAGTCGCCAATGCAGGCGTACGCTGCAAGTCAACGTGATCATCGGCTTGGGCTGGACCCTGGCAATTGTTGCCTTCGCGGCGTTCGGTTGGCTCGGTGCGGCGGGGGCGATGATCGCGGCGTTGCTGCATAATTTGAGCACGTTGCTGGTGTTGGGGAATGCCGGGCGCTTGCTGCGGTTTCAAGAGCCGTTGCTGAAGATTCGGGATGAATAG
- the hflK gene encoding protease modulator HflK has protein sequence MSLVPRGTNGLSSPWIQAGRLAFLALYAVTVLAALAWAFSNVRQIDPQSRAVVLHFGAMDRIQNAGLLLAWPRPVEQVILLPAADRVLERRVEYLLRSDAALQADRVASFATPVSDALAGSGYLLTGDAGVVQLDVRLFYKVTDPYAFVLQGEHVLPALDRLATRSAVALTAARDLDTILVARPELMGSDNQAAERRERLRGDLVQGINRRLADLAATGQGLGIEVVRVDVQSSLPGSAVSAFNAVLTASQQADKAIANARTEAEKLTQSARQDADRAVQVAHAQASERLAKASADTATVLGLAKAQGTDPQMLLRLYRERMPAILRQAGSVTTVDPKDDSRLIIQGAEQ, from the coding sequence ATGAGTTTGGTTCCACGTGGAACAAACGGCTTATCCAGTCCATGGATTCAGGCAGGACGTTTGGCTTTTCTGGCGTTGTACGCGGTCACGGTTCTGGCGGCGTTGGCCTGGGCGTTTTCCAACGTGCGGCAGATCGATCCGCAGAGCCGTGCGGTAGTCCTGCATTTTGGTGCCATGGATCGAATCCAGAATGCCGGCCTTCTATTGGCATGGCCTCGTCCCGTGGAACAAGTGATCCTGCTGCCAGCGGCGGATCGGGTGCTTGAGCGTCGAGTGGAATACCTGCTGCGTTCGGATGCGGCTTTGCAGGCGGATCGCGTCGCCAGTTTTGCCACGCCGGTCAGCGATGCGTTAGCCGGTTCTGGTTATTTATTGACCGGTGACGCCGGTGTAGTGCAACTGGATGTGCGACTCTTCTACAAAGTAACCGACCCCTACGCCTTCGTTTTACAAGGCGAACATGTATTGCCGGCGTTGGATCGACTGGCGACTCGCAGTGCCGTGGCCCTTACCGCCGCCCGGGACTTGGACACCATTCTGGTGGCGCGCCCTGAACTGATGGGCAGTGACAACCAGGCCGCCGAGCGCCGTGAGCGCTTGCGCGGCGATCTGGTGCAAGGTATCAACCGACGCCTGGCCGATCTGGCTGCAACCGGGCAGGGCCTGGGCATTGAAGTGGTGCGGGTCGACGTGCAGTCGAGCCTCCCAGGGTCCGCGGTGAGTGCATTCAACGCGGTACTGACCGCCAGCCAACAGGCCGACAAGGCCATTGCCAATGCCCGAACCGAGGCTGAAAAATTGACCCAGAGCGCCCGCCAGGACGCCGACCGTGCGGTGCAAGTCGCCCATGCCCAGGCCAGTGAGCGGCTCGCCAAGGCGTCGGCCGATACCGCCACAGTGCTCGGCCTGGCAAAGGCCCAAGGCACCGATCCGCAAATGCTGTTGCGCCTTTATCGTGAGCGCATGCCCGCTATCCTTCGTCAGGCCGGCTCGGTGACAACGGTCGATCCGAAGGACGATTCCCGCCTGATCATTCAGGGAGCCGAACAATGA
- the hflC gene encoding protease modulator HflC: MSQSSSHDHHDHAGHDHAHAGHHHGHHHHHGDPQHAGPFPWRRMGWATLLVAFAVAAASLVQVRSGEGTVITRFGNPARVLLQPGLGWRWPAPFEAAIPVDLRLRTTSSGLQDVGTRDGLRIIVQAYVAWQVQGDPDNVQRFMRAVQNQPDEAARQIRTFVGSALETTAASFDLANLVNTDASQVRIADFEAQLRQQIDQQLLTTYGVRVLQVGIERLTLPSVTLTATVDRMRAERETIATERTAIGRREAAQIRSAAERDARILQADATVKAADIEAQSRVEAAEIYGRAYAGSPQLYNLLRSLDTLGTIVSPGTKLILRTDAAPFRVLVEGPPVVEPKGGTQP, from the coding sequence TTGAGCCAGTCCTCTTCACACGATCACCACGACCACGCCGGTCACGATCATGCTCATGCCGGCCACCACCATGGGCATCATCACCATCACGGCGATCCGCAGCACGCCGGGCCGTTCCCCTGGCGGCGGATGGGTTGGGCGACGTTGCTGGTGGCGTTTGCCGTGGCAGCCGCCAGCCTGGTGCAAGTGCGGTCGGGAGAGGGCACGGTCATCACCCGTTTCGGCAACCCGGCAAGGGTGCTGTTGCAACCGGGCCTGGGCTGGCGTTGGCCGGCACCGTTCGAAGCGGCGATCCCGGTGGACTTGAGATTGCGCACCACTTCCAGCGGTCTACAGGACGTCGGCACACGCGACGGCTTGCGGATTATCGTTCAGGCGTACGTGGCGTGGCAGGTCCAGGGCGACCCGGACAATGTGCAGCGTTTCATGCGTGCGGTGCAGAACCAACCGGATGAAGCTGCCCGGCAGATCCGCACCTTTGTCGGTTCGGCGCTGGAAACCACGGCTGCCAGTTTCGACTTGGCAAACCTGGTCAACACTGACGCCAGCCAGGTGCGCATCGCCGATTTCGAAGCGCAATTGCGTCAGCAGATAGATCAACAGTTGCTCACCACCTACGGAGTGCGCGTGCTGCAAGTCGGTATTGAGCGCTTGACCTTGCCGTCGGTGACGCTGACTGCGACGGTGGATCGCATGCGTGCCGAGCGCGAAACCATCGCCACCGAGCGAACGGCGATCGGCAGGCGCGAAGCGGCGCAAATTCGTTCTGCTGCAGAGCGTGATGCGCGAATTCTACAGGCCGATGCCACGGTGAAAGCCGCCGATATCGAAGCGCAGTCCCGGGTGGAGGCTGCCGAGATTTACGGCAGGGCATATGCCGGCTCACCTCAGCTCTACAACCTGTTGCGCTCGCTGGATACGTTGGGAACCATTGTTTCGCCGGGTACGAAATTGATTCTGCGCACCGACGCCGCGCCCTTCCGGGTGTTGGTAGAAGGCCCGCCTGTCGTGGAACCCAAGGGTGGAACACAACCATGA
- a CDS encoding protease modulator HflK, which yields MQVDLDVEGAAVAEWPRFQRALFQGRRLKRIAYALAGLAGLGWGLALFIGLFSPQSLWPALLVSQSAGLLVLVAGLQSAWWITQWRGRALRPAVDISTPADEPVDNLGWYERLLERIGARWVGLLKQIGASTLWLAGWSVMVLLSLEQAWNLQLPGAALGVSASVGAVLSLLLAFGLLVFERQLAQQPGVEWPEASSLAQLTRVAIIVLVLGALCLLFAAETSLWPVRLAVLIGLLPGLVAVELLLRALLSLFSPRRDSLEPTLLGRSVVADLLRWPPQPLLALQHELHNRFGIDLRQIWAFSYMRRAFLPVLALVSLVGWLLTGVHEVPLQERGIYERFGKPVEVFAPGLHAGLPWPWGRVLSVENGVVHELATSGAANRAPTEAEPAEGPAPAIANRLWDASHVNDKSQVIASRRADQQSFQIVNMDVRFVYRIGLTDAAALAATYNSADVPTLIRSTASRVLVHEFASRTLDGLLGADRVRLADEIGRAVQADLQSLDSGVEILATVVEAIHPPAGAANAYHGVQAAQIGAQAMIARERGAAAEQTNQAQLQASVAHDQAKASAREINATAQAADLRFSAERKAYATAGHAFVLEQYLSQLSQGLGNARLLILDHRLGGSGNAPTIDLRTFTLPADPVSPRNPVQPGAAH from the coding sequence ATGCAAGTCGATCTTGATGTCGAGGGGGCAGCGGTTGCCGAGTGGCCGCGCTTTCAGCGGGCGTTGTTTCAGGGGCGTCGCTTGAAGCGAATCGCCTACGCGCTGGCTGGTCTGGCAGGCCTGGGATGGGGGCTGGCGCTTTTCATCGGGCTGTTTTCGCCGCAATCACTTTGGCCGGCGTTGCTGGTCAGCCAGAGTGCGGGTTTACTGGTACTGGTGGCGGGTTTGCAGTCGGCCTGGTGGATCACGCAATGGCGGGGCAGGGCACTGCGGCCGGCTGTGGATATCTCTACTCCCGCAGACGAGCCTGTTGATAACTTGGGTTGGTATGAGCGGCTGCTCGAGCGAATCGGCGCGCGCTGGGTCGGCCTGCTGAAGCAGATCGGCGCATCCACCTTGTGGCTGGCCGGTTGGTCAGTGATGGTATTGCTGAGTCTGGAGCAAGCCTGGAACCTGCAATTACCTGGCGCTGCCCTTGGCGTGTCCGCCAGTGTGGGCGCGGTGCTTTCTTTGTTGCTGGCGTTTGGGTTGCTGGTGTTCGAACGTCAATTGGCCCAGCAGCCTGGCGTGGAGTGGCCGGAAGCATCGTCGCTGGCGCAGTTGACGCGGGTGGCGATCATCGTGCTGGTGCTCGGTGCCTTGTGCTTGTTGTTCGCCGCAGAAACGTCGCTCTGGCCGGTGCGCCTGGCGGTGCTGATCGGATTATTGCCAGGGTTGGTGGCGGTGGAGTTGTTACTGCGCGCGCTGCTGTCGTTGTTCAGCCCACGCCGGGATTCCCTGGAGCCGACCCTGTTGGGGCGCAGCGTCGTCGCGGACCTGTTGCGCTGGCCGCCGCAACCGTTATTGGCTTTGCAGCATGAGCTGCACAACCGTTTTGGTATCGACCTGCGGCAGATCTGGGCTTTCAGTTACATGCGTCGGGCCTTCTTACCGGTGTTGGCGCTGGTATCGCTGGTGGGTTGGCTGCTGACAGGCGTGCATGAAGTGCCGCTGCAGGAGCGCGGTATTTATGAGCGCTTCGGTAAGCCGGTGGAGGTTTTCGCCCCGGGTCTGCACGCCGGCTTACCCTGGCCTTGGGGCAGGGTGCTGAGCGTCGAGAACGGTGTCGTGCATGAACTGGCCACCAGCGGCGCTGCTAACCGGGCGCCCACCGAGGCTGAGCCGGCTGAGGGGCCGGCCCCGGCGATTGCCAATCGGCTGTGGGACGCCAGCCATGTGAACGATAAATCCCAAGTCATCGCCAGCCGTCGTGCCGACCAGCAGAGCTTCCAGATCGTCAACATGGACGTGCGTTTCGTCTATCGCATCGGCTTGACTGATGCAGCGGCGCTGGCGGCGACCTACAACAGCGCCGATGTGCCGACGCTGATTCGCAGCACCGCCAGCCGCGTCCTGGTGCATGAGTTTGCCTCGCGCACGCTGGACGGTTTGCTGGGCGCGGACCGTGTCAGGCTGGCCGATGAAATCGGCCGTGCCGTGCAGGCCGACTTGCAGTCGCTCGACAGTGGTGTGGAAATTCTGGCGACAGTGGTCGAAGCGATTCACCCGCCGGCCGGAGCGGCCAATGCTTACCACGGCGTGCAAGCGGCGCAGATCGGCGCCCAGGCAATGATTGCCCGGGAGCGCGGCGCGGCGGCGGAGCAGACCAACCAGGCGCAACTGCAAGCCAGCGTCGCCCATGACCAGGCCAAAGCCTCCGCCCGGGAAATCAACGCCACCGCCCAGGCCGCCGACTTGCGCTTCAGCGCCGAGCGCAAAGCCTACGCGACGGCCGGCCACGCATTTGTGTTGGAGCAATACCTCAGCCAACTGAGCCAGGGCCTCGGCAATGCCAGATTGCTGATTCTCGATCATCGCCTGGGCGGCAGCGGCAACGCGCCGACCATCGATCTGCGTACCTTCACGCTGCCGGCAGACCCCGTGTCGCCGCGTAACCCTGTCCAGCCAGGAGCTGCCCATTGA